A stretch of the Pelmatolapia mariae isolate MD_Pm_ZW linkage group LG23, Pm_UMD_F_2, whole genome shotgun sequence genome encodes the following:
- the LOC134621197 gene encoding leukocyte cell-derived chemotaxin-2-like, which translates to MCDAVMFGQLCSGNVCNTQRIIDKWGKGHYGASRCEAAAHSWMSAGGVGRLHKGVDIKCSDGLEVLARFDVTIEGSLIVYNDPNKKAIDEGITLSGEGQSTAHLVTDCVIDPGFDLMTEWLCLCPAGLCFKLFYVKPIKTSGTVVKGEKIGTMLPMQSVYPGITSHIHVQMCNRSLDPTEYLPNLCLDKSEEWLYRQDYLRRYYG; encoded by the exons ATGTGTGATGCTGTTATGTTTGGTCAGCTCTGCAGTGGCAATGTATGCAACACCCAGAGGATAATAGACAAATGGGGGAAGGGACACTACGGAGCCTCGCG ATGTGAAGCAGCTGCTCACAGTTGGATGTCTGCTGGAGGGGTTGGGAGACTCCACAAAGGTGTGGACATCAAGTGCAGTGACGGCTTAGAAGTCTTAGCCCGGTTTGATGTGACAATCGAAGGGAGCCTGATTGTCTATAATGACCCCAATAAGAAAGCTATCGACGAGGGCATCACACTATCAGGAGAAGGTCAGTCCACTGCCCATCTTGTTACTGATTGCGTTATTGATCCTGGTTTTGATTTAATGACTGAGTGGTTGTGTTTGTGTCCTGCAGGTCTTTGTTTCAAACTTTTCTATGTGAAGCCAATCAAAACCTCAGGAACGGTGGTTAAGGGTGAGAAGATTGGCACAATGCTGCCCATGCAGAGCGTTTACCCAGGGATCACCTCACACATCCACGTCCAGATGTGCAACAGAAGTTTAGACCCCACAGAGTATTTGCCTAACTTATGTTTGGACAAGAGCGAAGAATGGCTGTACCGGCAGGATTATTTAAGACGGTATTACGGCTAA
- the bin1b gene encoding myc box-dependent-interacting protein 1b, with the protein MAEIGKGVTAGKLAINVQKRLTRAQEKVLQKLGKADETRDVVFEEMVANFNKQMGEGTKLQKDLKAYLAAVKTMHDASRRLQDCLADMYEPDWFGKEEMDALAEELIEKEMDINLEDTDTLWLDYHQSITDKSLQNMDIYLSQFPDIKARIAKRDRKLVDFDSARHHFTSLQKGKKKDEAKIAKPAALLEMAAPSWAQGLISAHQVAQTNLSYNQAEEDLGRAQKIFEELNVELQDELPALWDRRVGVYVNTFQSLAGHQEKFHKEMSKLSQNLNDIMTKLEEQRQINEGANHSESASSAPKRSAPPPGPPPSRPPPRLTPSPNQQQQNVSPFEDEPSVHDTNTESTTTTLQEASWDSWQEQTATEVEQQYDDDQYQEEAQGGWDYSQSNAQSYSQPGWDEAETAVGEESWNDDTDYVTQPYTEPNWDNDDANVEQGGWGDDQYTQSAVTNGSDGELPPGFLYKVKAVHDYAATDGDELELKMGDVVLVLAFDNPDEQDDGWLMGLKESHWFQKKDISAKGVFPENFTQRV; encoded by the exons ATGGCCGAGATAGGGAAAGGGGTCACCGCCGGGAAACTGGCCATCAACGTCCAGAAGAGGCTTACCAGAGCGCAGGAGAAG GTCTTGCAGAAGCTTGGCAAAGCAGATGAGACCCGAGATGTTGTCTTTGAGGAGATGGTGGCCAACTTCAACAAGCAGATG gGAGAAGGCACCAAACTGCAGAAGGACCTGAAAGCGTACCTGGCAGCTGTGAAAA ccATGCATGACGCGTCGCGGCGGTTGCAGGACTGTCTGGCGGACATGTACGAACCAGACTGGTTTGGCAAAGAGGAGATGGACGCGTTGGCTGAG GAGTTGATAGAGAAGGAGATGGACATTAACCTGGAG GATACAGACACACTGTGGTTGGATTACCACCAGAGCATCACGGACAAATCTCTGCAGAACATGGATATTTACCTGTCTCAGTTTCCTGACATCAAG GCTCGTATAGCGAAGCGCGACAGGAAGTTGGTGGACTTTGACAGCGCCCGCCATCACTTCACCTCCTTGCAGAAAGGCAAAAAGAAGGATGAGGCCAAGATCGCCAAG CCAGCAGCCCTGTTGGAGATGGCGGCTCCCAGCTGGGCTCAGGGTTTGATATCAGCTCACCAGGTGGCTCAGACTAACCTCTCCTACAACCAG gcagaGGAGGATTTGGGCCGAGCTCAGAAAATTTTTGAGGAGCTGAATGTGGAGTTACAGGACGAGCTTCCGGCACTCTGGGACAG gcGTGTTGGCGTCTATGTTAACACATTCCAGAGCCTGGCAGGTCATCAGGAAAAGTTCCACAAAGAAATGAGCAAA CTCAGTCAAAACCTGAATGACATCATGACCAAACTGGAGGAGCAGAGGCAAATCAA TGAGGGAGCCAACCACAGTGAGTCGGCCAGCTCAGCACCAAag AGGTCTGCTCCGCCTCCTGGCCCGCCTCCTAGTCGGCCTCCGCCCAGACTGACGCCATCTCCGAACCAGCAACAGCAAAATGTCAGCCCATTTGAGGATGAGCCCTCAGTGCATGACACTAACACAGAGTCCACAACCACGACGCTGCAG GAGGCATCATGGGACTCATGG CAAGAACAGACTGCCACAGAGGTTGAACAGCAGTATGATGATGACCAGTACCAAGAAGAAGCCCAAGGTGGATGGGATTACAGCCAAAGCAACGCCCAAAGTTATAGTCAGCCTGGCTGGGATGAGGCAGAGACGGCAGTGGGTGAGGAGAGCTGGAACGACGACACAGACTATGTGACTCAGCCATACACCGAGCCCAACTGGGACAACGACGATGCCAATGTGGAACAGGGGGGCTGGGGTGATGATCAATACACACAG AGTGCGGTGACCAATGGCTCAGATGGCGAACTCCCTCCAGGGTTCCTCTACAAG GTGAAAGCGGTGCACGACTATGCTGCTACTGATGGTGATGAGCTGGAACTGAAGATGGGAGACGTTGTGTTGGTTTTGGCCTTCGACAACCCAGATGAACAG gATGATGGCTGGCTCATGGGCTTGAAGGAGTCTCACTGGTTTCAGAAGAAAGATATTTCAGCCAAAGGCGTTTTCCCCGAGAACTTCACCCAGAGGGTTTGA